A genomic segment from Microbacterium sp. SORGH_AS_0428 encodes:
- a CDS encoding exodeoxyribonuclease III, which produces MRLATWNVNSIRARVVRTVEFCVRENIDVLAMQEIKCKPEQFPYAAFEEAGYHVAAHGLNQWNGVAIASREPITEVETAFPGMPGFLKGHEGPDLPQEARAIGATIDGVRVWSLYVPNGRGLDDPHYLYKLDWLAALTGYTRETLAANPDLPLALVGDFNIAPTDADNGDPTVVEGVTTHVSPPEREAFRALLDAGLSDTVRPLVPTGYTYWDYKQLRFPRNEGLRIDFILGSHAFADAVAGAAIHRDERKGEIPSDHVPVVVDLDFAGDEDDDDRPMIFG; this is translated from the coding sequence ATGCGCCTGGCCACCTGGAACGTCAACTCGATCCGTGCACGCGTCGTGCGCACCGTGGAGTTCTGCGTCCGCGAGAACATCGACGTGCTGGCCATGCAGGAGATCAAGTGCAAGCCTGAGCAGTTCCCGTACGCGGCCTTCGAGGAGGCCGGCTATCACGTCGCCGCCCACGGCCTGAACCAGTGGAACGGCGTCGCCATCGCCAGCCGTGAGCCCATCACCGAGGTCGAGACGGCCTTCCCCGGCATGCCCGGGTTCCTCAAGGGGCACGAAGGGCCCGACCTCCCGCAGGAGGCCCGCGCCATCGGCGCGACCATCGACGGCGTGCGCGTATGGAGCCTCTATGTGCCCAACGGCCGTGGGCTCGACGACCCGCACTACCTTTACAAGCTCGACTGGCTCGCGGCGCTGACCGGCTACACCCGCGAGACCCTCGCGGCGAACCCCGATCTGCCCCTCGCCCTTGTCGGTGACTTCAACATCGCGCCGACCGATGCCGACAACGGCGACCCGACCGTCGTCGAAGGCGTCACCACGCACGTCTCCCCTCCCGAGCGCGAGGCGTTCCGCGCCCTGCTGGATGCGGGACTCAGCGACACCGTCCGGCCGCTCGTGCCCACCGGCTACACCTACTGGGACTACAAGCAGCTGCGCTTCCCCCGCAACGAGGGCCTGCGCATCGACTTCATCCTCGGCTCGCACGCCTTCGCGGATGCCGTCGCTGGCGCGGCCATCCACCGCGACGAGCGCAAGGGCGAGATCCCCAGCGACCACGTCCCCGTCGTCGTCGACCTGGACTTCGCGGGCGACGAAGACGACGACGACCGCCCCATGATCTTCGGCTGA
- a CDS encoding VOC family protein, producing MASTSVFINLVTTDLERSVAFYRALGCDINPDFSDENAACVVWDENIFFMVLMRDFFASFTDKPIADPRTSAQVSVSFSLDSRDAVDAIVERGIAAGGSEPKAPQEYGSMYSRDLDDPDGNSLGFLHLADDTD from the coding sequence ATGGCCTCCACCAGCGTCTTCATCAACCTGGTCACCACCGATCTCGAGCGCAGCGTGGCCTTCTACCGGGCGCTCGGCTGCGACATCAATCCGGACTTCTCGGACGAGAACGCGGCGTGCGTGGTGTGGGACGAGAACATCTTCTTCATGGTCCTGATGCGGGACTTCTTCGCGTCGTTCACCGACAAGCCGATCGCCGACCCCCGCACGAGCGCACAGGTGTCGGTGTCCTTCTCGCTCGACTCGCGCGACGCGGTGGACGCGATCGTTGAACGCGGCATCGCCGCCGGGGGCAGCGAGCCGAAGGCTCCGCAGGAGTACGGATCCATGTACTCGCGCGATCTCGACGACCCCGACGGCAACTCCCTCGGCTTCCTCCACCTCGCCGACGACACCGACTGA
- a CDS encoding sensor histidine kinase — protein MLPLTPAQQRGDLLLAAAMCIGALISAALSSVAGIYGEHQGSLAAAVAYAFVLAVPLALRRRWPATVAVVVCAAYFAAVTLRVPEIYAGNIAMFIAIYTVGAWSPNRRRAMWTRIGIIAGMAVWLMVTMFVDATSDVEIEGVSRAGAFSPYVASMLLTLLINALYFGGAYFFGERTWASRQQRALLEERTAELERERERSAEQAVALERVRLARELHDVVAHHVSLMGVQAGAARMMMGKDPQAAGETLARVEESARSALSELRHLLETLRTPGDQAEETSVGLEGLENLVAEASAAGVACELRIVGEERDVPDTVQVNLYRIAQEALTNARRHAGPGARADVRLRYAAEGVELEVANTGRPVAEITPGMGLIGMRERAAASGGTIEATPRSSGGFVVRVRVPLTPLVMADAP, from the coding sequence ATGCTGCCGCTCACGCCCGCGCAACAACGCGGTGATCTCCTGCTGGCCGCCGCCATGTGCATCGGCGCGCTGATCAGCGCTGCGCTCTCCTCCGTCGCCGGCATCTACGGCGAGCACCAGGGCTCGCTGGCGGCCGCCGTCGCCTACGCGTTCGTGCTGGCCGTCCCCCTCGCGCTCCGCCGACGCTGGCCGGCCACCGTCGCCGTCGTCGTCTGCGCCGCGTACTTCGCGGCCGTCACCCTCCGCGTCCCCGAGATCTACGCGGGCAACATCGCCATGTTCATCGCCATCTACACGGTGGGCGCCTGGTCGCCGAACCGACGCCGGGCGATGTGGACGCGTATCGGCATCATCGCCGGGATGGCGGTGTGGCTAATGGTGACGATGTTCGTCGACGCGACGAGCGACGTCGAGATCGAGGGGGTGTCGCGCGCGGGCGCCTTCTCGCCCTATGTCGCCTCGATGCTGCTGACCCTCCTGATCAACGCCCTCTACTTCGGCGGCGCCTACTTCTTCGGCGAGCGCACCTGGGCGAGCAGACAGCAGCGCGCACTGCTCGAGGAGCGCACGGCGGAACTCGAGCGCGAGCGCGAGCGCAGCGCCGAGCAGGCGGTCGCGCTGGAGCGGGTTCGACTCGCCCGCGAGCTGCACGACGTCGTGGCCCACCACGTCTCCCTCATGGGCGTGCAGGCGGGCGCGGCGCGCATGATGATGGGGAAGGATCCGCAGGCGGCGGGCGAGACGCTGGCCCGCGTGGAGGAGTCGGCGCGTTCGGCGCTGAGCGAGCTGCGCCATCTGCTCGAGACGCTGCGGACGCCCGGCGACCAGGCCGAAGAGACATCCGTCGGCCTGGAGGGCCTCGAGAATCTCGTCGCCGAGGCGAGCGCGGCGGGGGTCGCCTGCGAGCTGCGCATCGTCGGTGAGGAGCGCGACGTGCCCGACACCGTCCAGGTGAACCTGTACCGGATCGCACAGGAGGCGCTCACCAACGCCCGCCGCCACGCCGGTCCCGGCGCGCGAGCCGACGTCCGCCTGCGCTACGCCGCCGAGGGAGTGGAGCTCGAGGTCGCCAACACCGGACGGCCGGTGGCCGAGATCACCCCCGGCATGGGCCTGATCGGGATGCGGGAGCGCGCCGCCGCATCCGGAGGCACGATCGAGGCGACGCCCCGATCCAGCGGAGGATTCGTCGTGCGTGTGCGCGTTCCCCTCACGCCGCTCGTCATGGCGGACGCCCCGTGA
- a CDS encoding response regulator transcription factor: protein MSGRIRVVLADDHAMMRAGFRTILTLDDRIEVVGEAGTGAEAIAQARALRPDVVCMDVQMPDLDGLEATRRIIADPDIPSAVLVVTTFDRDDYLFAALDAGASGFLLKNAGPEELTAAVRVVAGGDALLAPEVTRRVIARFANSAVSASAPEPLPVSSPLTEREEEVLRLMADALSNGEIAERLYIGEATVKTHVSNVLAKLGARDRVQAVVLAHRHGLA from the coding sequence GTGAGCGGCCGCATCCGGGTCGTCCTCGCCGACGATCACGCCATGATGCGCGCGGGCTTTCGCACCATCCTGACCCTCGACGATCGCATCGAGGTCGTCGGCGAGGCGGGCACGGGCGCCGAGGCCATCGCGCAGGCCCGCGCTCTGCGTCCCGACGTCGTGTGCATGGACGTGCAGATGCCCGACCTCGACGGCCTGGAGGCGACCCGGCGCATCATCGCCGACCCCGACATCCCCTCGGCGGTGCTGGTGGTGACGACCTTCGACCGCGACGACTACCTGTTCGCCGCACTGGATGCGGGCGCCAGCGGGTTCCTGCTGAAGAACGCGGGTCCCGAGGAGCTGACGGCCGCGGTGCGGGTCGTCGCCGGCGGCGATGCGCTGCTCGCTCCGGAGGTCACCCGCCGCGTCATCGCCCGGTTCGCGAACTCGGCCGTCTCCGCATCCGCTCCCGAACCCCTGCCGGTCTCGAGCCCGCTCACCGAGCGGGAGGAGGAGGTGCTCCGCCTCATGGCGGATGCGCTGTCCAACGGCGAGATCGCCGAGCGGCTGTACATCGGCGAGGCGACCGTGAAGACCCACGTGTCCAATGTGCTGGCCAAGCTCGGCGCCCGCGACCGGGTGCAGGCCGTCGTCCTGGCCCACCGCCACGGCCTCGCCTGA
- a CDS encoding ATP-binding cassette domain-containing protein, which produces MLRLSGVTKNYGTRRVLDDVGFTVESGRLTGFVGGNGAGKTTTMRIALGVLAADAGTVEIDGTPITSEDRRRFGYMPEERGLYPKMKVGEHIAYLARLHGYSKAAATANAEKLLDRLGLGERLGDTVETLSLGNQQRAQIAAALVHEPEVLILDEPFSGLDPLAVEVVAGVLAERAATGVAVLFSSHQLDVVERLCDDLVIIAGGTIRAAGSREQLRAEYSSPRYELVTGGDLGWLRDVPEVTVVELAGGEAVFEASPDVARGVLSRAAASGDVDAFSPQRPTLTQIFREVIR; this is translated from the coding sequence ATGCTGCGCCTGTCAGGAGTGACAAAGAACTACGGCACACGCCGGGTACTCGACGATGTCGGTTTCACCGTCGAGAGCGGCCGGCTCACCGGCTTCGTCGGCGGCAACGGTGCCGGAAAGACCACGACGATGCGCATCGCACTGGGCGTGCTCGCGGCGGATGCGGGCACGGTCGAGATCGATGGCACGCCCATCACGAGCGAGGACCGTCGCCGCTTCGGCTACATGCCCGAAGAGCGCGGGCTGTACCCGAAGATGAAGGTCGGCGAGCACATCGCTTACCTCGCCCGCCTCCACGGCTACAGCAAGGCCGCCGCCACCGCGAACGCGGAGAAGCTGCTGGACCGCCTCGGACTCGGCGAGCGCCTCGGCGACACGGTCGAGACCCTCTCGCTCGGCAACCAGCAGCGCGCGCAGATCGCCGCGGCCCTCGTGCACGAGCCCGAGGTGCTCATCCTCGACGAGCCGTTCTCGGGCCTCGACCCGCTCGCGGTCGAGGTCGTCGCGGGCGTGCTCGCCGAGCGCGCCGCGACGGGCGTCGCGGTGCTGTTCTCGTCGCACCAGCTCGACGTCGTCGAGCGCCTCTGCGACGACCTCGTCATCATCGCGGGCGGCACGATCCGCGCGGCGGGTAGCCGGGAGCAGCTTCGCGCCGAGTACAGCTCACCGCGCTACGAGCTCGTCACCGGTGGCGACCTGGGCTGGCTCCGCGACGTGCCCGAGGTCACGGTCGTCGAGCTCGCGGGCGGTGAGGCCGTGTTCGAGGCCTCCCCCGACGTCGCTCGCGGCGTCCTCTCCCGTGCGGCGGCGTCGGGAGACGTCGACGCCTTCTCGCCGCAGCGTCCCACACTCACGCAGATCTTCCGGGAGGTCATCCGATGA
- a CDS encoding ABC transporter permease: MNAHTPAAPTTAQSVWLVAEREIGSKLRSKSFVISTVILFVLALGAVVWGGFTASDTSGIKVAVTPATASVVSGVAGLDVTDADSSDSAMALVTDGTVEAALVPTADVPDATASGSFDYTVVGKDDLPSGLLSILSQSPPVHLLDPSSTDFLLRYFVALGFGIVFLLAASTFGGTIAQSVVEEKQTRVVELLISAIPVRALMAGKIIGNTILAMGQIVVLAAIAIVGLSVTGQDLVLTGLGGPIVWFAIFFLLGFILLAALFAAAGAMVSRMEDIGSTTAPLTMLVMLPYFLVIFFNDNQLVLTIMSYVPFSAPVAMPLRLYLGGAMWWEPLVSLVVLAITCVLAIWVGSRIYSRSLLRMGARVKLSEALSRS, from the coding sequence ATGAACGCGCACACCCCCGCAGCGCCCACCACCGCGCAGAGCGTCTGGCTCGTCGCCGAGCGCGAGATCGGCTCGAAGCTGCGCAGCAAGTCGTTCGTGATCTCCACCGTCATCCTCTTCGTGCTCGCCCTCGGCGCGGTCGTCTGGGGCGGGTTCACGGCGAGCGACACGAGCGGCATCAAGGTGGCCGTGACGCCGGCGACCGCATCCGTCGTCTCAGGCGTCGCAGGACTCGACGTGACGGATGCGGACTCCTCCGACTCCGCCATGGCGCTGGTCACCGACGGCACCGTGGAGGCGGCGCTCGTCCCCACCGCGGATGTGCCGGACGCGACCGCTTCCGGCTCGTTCGACTACACGGTGGTCGGCAAGGACGATCTGCCGTCCGGGCTGCTGTCGATCCTGAGCCAGTCGCCGCCGGTGCACCTGCTCGATCCCTCGAGCACCGACTTCCTGCTGCGGTACTTCGTGGCGCTCGGATTCGGCATCGTGTTCCTGCTGGCCGCCTCGACCTTCGGCGGCACGATCGCGCAGTCGGTCGTCGAGGAGAAGCAGACCCGCGTCGTCGAGCTGCTGATCTCGGCCATCCCGGTGCGAGCTCTCATGGCCGGCAAGATCATCGGCAACACGATCCTCGCGATGGGTCAGATCGTGGTGCTCGCGGCGATCGCGATCGTCGGGCTCTCGGTGACGGGGCAGGACCTCGTGCTCACGGGCCTCGGCGGACCCATCGTCTGGTTCGCGATCTTCTTCCTGCTCGGCTTCATCCTGCTGGCCGCCCTGTTCGCCGCGGCCGGCGCCATGGTGTCGCGCATGGAGGACATCGGCTCGACCACCGCGCCCCTGACGATGCTCGTGATGCTGCCGTACTTCCTGGTCATCTTCTTCAACGACAACCAACTCGTGCTGACGATCATGTCGTACGTGCCGTTCTCGGCTCCAGTCGCGATGCCGCTGCGTCTCTACCTGGGTGGCGCGATGTGGTGGGAGCCGCTGGTCTCGCTCGTCGTCCTGGCGATCACGTGCGTGCTGGCGATCTGGGTCGGCTCGCGCATCTACAGCCGTTCACTGCTGCGGATGGGGGCACGCGTGAAGCTGTCCGAGGCCCTCTCGCGCAGCTGA
- a CDS encoding glycoside hydrolase family 15 protein — MSVPIEDYAVLSDCRTAALVSREGSIDWFCAPRFDSASVFGAILGENEQGAWHLRPEDGDALASRHYDGDTFVLVTRWESASGVAEVHDFLPIDGGRVDIVRRIVGVSGTVEFTTHLRIRFDYARAIPWVRQVGDAAAPALHAIAGPDALVVRGVALTPHGRAHRGRVSVAAGETADLVATWNPSYLPTPEPLDVDAALERTRAWWTGFAASIDHDGPHRDEVVRSLLVLRALSHQDTGGIVAAVTTSLPEQIGGERNWDYRYVWLRDAALTLEALVAHGFLQVAEQWRSWLIRAIAGDPRQMQIMYGVAGERDLPERQLTSLPGYEGSAPVRVGNGAVTQYQADVVGEVMVSLEAARVAGVPDDPLAWALQRTLLDGVEARIDEPDNGIWEVRGDPQRFTQSRAMMWAAFDRGVRAVRAYGQDGPVEKWEALRDRLREEIDTHGVDAASGAFVQHYGSTEVDASLLLLPQVGFCEPDDPRMVATVARIEAELMPDGLVNRYRTQTGVDGLAGGEHPFIACTFWLVEQYARMGRVGDAQALMDRACATANDLGLFSEEYDPTARRQIGNTPQALSHLAQVRAADAMGGHGGRAAHRT, encoded by the coding sequence ATGAGCGTCCCGATCGAGGACTACGCCGTCCTCAGCGATTGCCGCACCGCCGCCCTGGTCTCGCGCGAGGGCAGCATCGACTGGTTCTGCGCACCGCGGTTCGACTCCGCATCCGTCTTCGGCGCGATTCTCGGCGAGAACGAGCAGGGCGCGTGGCATCTGCGGCCGGAGGACGGGGACGCCCTCGCGAGCCGGCACTACGACGGTGACACCTTCGTGCTCGTGACCCGGTGGGAGAGTGCGAGCGGCGTCGCCGAGGTACACGACTTCCTGCCTATCGACGGGGGACGCGTCGACATCGTGCGCCGCATCGTCGGCGTCAGCGGCACCGTCGAGTTCACGACGCATCTGCGCATCCGCTTCGACTACGCGCGCGCGATCCCCTGGGTGCGTCAGGTGGGGGATGCGGCGGCTCCCGCGCTCCACGCGATCGCCGGCCCCGACGCGCTCGTCGTCCGCGGCGTCGCACTCACCCCGCACGGACGCGCGCACCGCGGGCGCGTGAGCGTCGCCGCCGGCGAGACGGCCGACCTCGTCGCCACCTGGAACCCCTCCTACCTGCCCACGCCCGAACCGCTCGACGTGGATGCGGCGCTCGAGCGCACGCGCGCCTGGTGGACCGGCTTCGCCGCATCCATCGATCACGACGGACCGCATCGCGACGAGGTCGTGCGTTCCCTGCTCGTCCTGCGGGCGCTGAGTCACCAGGACACCGGCGGCATCGTCGCGGCGGTCACCACCTCGCTCCCCGAGCAGATCGGGGGAGAGCGCAACTGGGACTACCGGTACGTGTGGCTGCGCGATGCGGCCCTCACACTCGAGGCGCTCGTCGCGCACGGCTTTCTTCAGGTCGCCGAGCAGTGGCGGTCCTGGCTCATCCGTGCGATCGCGGGGGATCCGCGCCAGATGCAGATCATGTACGGCGTCGCGGGCGAGCGCGACCTGCCGGAGCGGCAGCTGACGAGCCTGCCCGGCTACGAGGGATCGGCGCCGGTGCGGGTCGGAAACGGTGCGGTCACGCAGTATCAGGCCGACGTGGTCGGCGAGGTCATGGTGTCGCTCGAGGCGGCTCGCGTCGCCGGGGTGCCCGACGACCCGCTGGCGTGGGCCCTGCAGCGTACCCTCCTCGACGGCGTCGAGGCTCGCATCGACGAGCCCGACAACGGCATCTGGGAGGTGCGCGGCGATCCGCAGCGCTTCACCCAGTCGCGCGCGATGATGTGGGCCGCCTTCGACCGTGGCGTACGCGCGGTGCGTGCCTACGGGCAGGACGGACCGGTCGAGAAGTGGGAGGCCCTGCGCGACCGGCTGCGCGAGGAGATCGACACCCATGGCGTGGATGCGGCATCCGGAGCGTTCGTGCAGCACTACGGCTCGACCGAGGTCGACGCCTCGCTCCTGCTGCTGCCTCAGGTGGGCTTCTGCGAACCGGATGACCCGCGCATGGTCGCCACGGTCGCCCGTATCGAAGCGGAGCTGATGCCCGACGGTCTCGTCAACCGCTACCGCACGCAGACGGGCGTGGACGGGCTGGCGGGCGGCGAGCATCCGTTCATCGCGTGCACGTTCTGGCTCGTGGAGCAGTACGCCCGCATGGGCCGGGTCGGCGATGCGCAGGCGCTCATGGACCGCGCCTGCGCGACCGCGAACGATCTGGGGCTGTTCTCCGAGGAGTACGACCCCACGGCCCGCCGGCAGATCGGCAACACCCCCCAGGCGCTGTCGCACCTCGCTCAGGTGCGTGCGGCCGATGCGATGGGCGGGCACGGCGGCCGCGCCGCCCATCGCACCTGA
- a CDS encoding glucose-6-phosphate dehydrogenase, which translates to MTDTTLVIFGATGDLTSRLLLPALAQLLDREPGRTVHLLGAARRELSDKQWRDLLKAGVGDRHGEAVDRLVADARYIVADPTDAKDLKSVLDAIEGRPVFYFAVPPQVAEAACEHLAGMDLPEGLTLALEKPFGTDEASARSLNETLRRVVPENQIFRVDHFLGRSTVLNVLGLRFANRLFEPAWSAEDIESVVIRFDETLGLEDRAGYYDQAGALIDMIQSHLLQVMAIVAMEPPATLHENDLRDATAAALRATSLWEDNAVRSARRARYTAGTVGDEELPAYADEPGVDPARQTETLAEVTLEVRTARWEGVPFTLRSGKALGRKDTEIVLTFRPVRHLPAGFAGHAPGSTLRFSLGPDKISLGLNVNGHEPFSLVREDVEVTLGDGALLAYSEVLSSILDQDAALAVRGDAAEQCWRIVQPVLDAWRRGETPLDEYPAGSAGPATWPQLP; encoded by the coding sequence GTGACCGACACCACGCTCGTCATCTTCGGCGCGACCGGCGACCTCACGTCCCGGCTGCTGCTTCCCGCGCTCGCTCAACTGCTGGATCGAGAACCGGGCCGCACCGTGCACCTGCTCGGCGCCGCCCGTCGGGAGCTCAGCGACAAGCAGTGGCGCGACCTGCTGAAGGCGGGCGTCGGCGACCGCCACGGAGAGGCGGTGGACCGCCTCGTCGCGGACGCGCGCTACATCGTGGCCGACCCGACCGACGCGAAAGACCTGAAGAGCGTGCTGGATGCGATCGAGGGCCGGCCGGTGTTCTACTTCGCCGTTCCGCCCCAGGTCGCGGAGGCCGCGTGCGAGCATCTCGCGGGCATGGATCTCCCTGAGGGGCTCACCCTCGCGCTCGAGAAGCCGTTCGGCACGGATGAGGCGAGCGCCCGATCGCTGAACGAGACCCTGCGCCGCGTCGTGCCCGAGAACCAGATCTTCCGCGTGGACCACTTCCTCGGCCGCTCCACCGTGCTCAACGTCCTGGGGCTGCGCTTCGCCAACCGGCTGTTCGAGCCGGCATGGTCGGCCGAGGACATCGAGTCCGTCGTCATCCGCTTCGACGAGACGCTCGGACTCGAGGACCGCGCCGGCTACTACGACCAGGCGGGCGCCCTGATCGACATGATCCAGAGCCACCTGCTGCAGGTCATGGCGATCGTGGCGATGGAGCCCCCGGCGACGCTGCACGAGAACGATCTGCGCGATGCGACCGCGGCCGCACTCCGTGCGACATCGCTGTGGGAGGACAACGCCGTGCGCTCCGCCCGCCGCGCCCGCTACACCGCCGGCACCGTGGGTGACGAGGAGCTGCCCGCCTACGCCGACGAACCGGGCGTCGACCCCGCCCGCCAGACCGAGACGCTCGCGGAGGTCACCCTCGAGGTGCGCACGGCACGCTGGGAAGGGGTTCCCTTCACCCTGCGTTCGGGCAAGGCGCTCGGACGCAAGGACACCGAGATCGTGCTGACGTTCCGGCCCGTGCGCCACCTGCCGGCCGGCTTCGCCGGGCACGCTCCCGGCTCGACCCTGCGGTTCTCGCTCGGCCCCGACAAGATCTCGCTCGGTCTGAACGTCAACGGCCACGAACCGTTCTCACTCGTGCGGGAGGACGTGGAGGTGACCCTCGGCGACGGCGCACTCCTCGCCTACAGCGAGGTGCTCTCCAGCATCCTCGACCAGGATGCGGCGCTCGCCGTCCGCGGCGACGCGGCCGAACAGTGCTGGCGCATCGTGCAGCCGGTGCTGGACGCGTGGCGACGCGGCGAGACGCCGCTGGACGAATACCCGGCCGGATCGGCGGGCCCCGCCACCTGGCCGCAGTTGCCGTGA
- a CDS encoding VOC family protein — MFTPDAAFSGFSIDDTDAARTFYGDVLGLTVVDNPMGFLELELSSGARVLLYTKPNHEPATYTVLNFPVADIDAAVDDLRARGVETKIYADEEFATDERGILRGGGHGPDIAWFTDPAGNVLAVLQT; from the coding sequence ATGTTCACACCGGATGCCGCGTTCAGCGGTTTCAGCATCGACGACACGGATGCGGCCCGCACGTTCTACGGCGACGTGCTCGGCCTCACGGTCGTCGACAACCCCATGGGCTTCCTGGAGCTCGAGCTCTCGTCGGGGGCTCGGGTGCTGTTGTACACGAAGCCGAACCACGAGCCCGCGACCTACACCGTGCTCAACTTTCCCGTCGCCGACATCGACGCGGCCGTCGACGACCTCCGTGCTCGAGGGGTGGAGACGAAGATCTACGCCGACGAGGAGTTCGCCACCGACGAGCGCGGCATCCTGCGTGGCGGCGGGCACGGCCCCGACATCGCGTGGTTCACCGATCCCGCGGGCAACGTCCTGGCGGTGCTGCAGACCTGA
- the rraA gene encoding ribonuclease E activity regulator RraA produces MVIATADVYDERGEQLDSLALQLRDVGGRQAFDGPVRTVRCHRDNALVKAVLQTPGDGAVLVVDGGGSLESALVGDIIAGAAVENGWAGIVVFGAVRDAAVLATLPLGVKALGTNPRKSAKDGVGDVDVPVEIAGVVFAPGRHVWADADGVLVER; encoded by the coding sequence ATGGTGATCGCGACGGCCGATGTGTACGACGAGCGAGGTGAGCAGCTCGACTCGCTCGCGCTGCAGTTGCGCGACGTGGGAGGAAGGCAGGCGTTCGACGGTCCCGTCCGCACGGTGCGGTGCCATCGCGACAACGCCCTCGTGAAGGCGGTGCTGCAGACTCCGGGAGACGGCGCCGTGCTGGTCGTGGACGGTGGAGGTTCGCTGGAGTCCGCGCTGGTCGGCGACATCATCGCCGGCGCCGCGGTCGAGAACGGCTGGGCCGGCATCGTCGTGTTCGGTGCGGTCAGGGATGCGGCCGTGCTGGCGACGCTCCCGCTGGGGGTGAAGGCGCTCGGCACGAACCCGCGCAAGAGCGCGAAGGACGGCGTCGGCGACGTCGACGTGCCCGTCGAGATCGCGGGCGTCGTGTTCGCCCCCGGCCGCCACGTCTGGGCCGACGCGGACGGCGTTCTCGTCGAGCGCTGA
- a CDS encoding nitroreductase family protein, whose protein sequence is MSDTLDRTAPVDAPILDVLSQRWSTRAYDSVTPIDEDALRGALEAARWSPSAYNNQPWRFIVARRGTETHAKVVASMVEFNQAWAAPAGALVVFIAETSRGEHQFPSAFYDLGQAAAHFTVQAHANGLYTHQLTGFDAAAVAEAFELAPEFTPFSIMAVGNLGTIEDAPEFARDGERAPRVRRPIEESVVVDD, encoded by the coding sequence ATGTCTGACACTCTCGACCGCACCGCACCCGTCGACGCGCCCATTCTCGACGTGCTCTCGCAGCGCTGGAGCACCCGCGCCTACGACAGCGTGACCCCCATCGACGAGGACGCCCTGCGCGGCGCGCTCGAGGCCGCCCGCTGGTCGCCCTCCGCCTACAACAACCAGCCCTGGCGCTTCATCGTGGCCCGCCGCGGCACCGAGACCCACGCCAAGGTCGTCGCCAGCATGGTGGAGTTCAACCAGGCGTGGGCCGCCCCCGCCGGCGCTCTCGTCGTCTTCATCGCCGAGACCTCTCGCGGCGAGCACCAGTTCCCCTCCGCGTTCTACGACCTCGGCCAGGCCGCCGCGCACTTCACCGTGCAGGCCCACGCCAACGGTCTGTACACCCACCAGCTGACCGGCTTCGATGCGGCCGCGGTCGCCGAAGCCTTCGAGCTCGCGCCGGAGTTCACGCCCTTCTCGATCATGGCCGTCGGCAACCTCGGCACCATCGAGGACGCCCCGGAGTTCGCCCGTGACGGCGAGCGCGCCCCTCGCGTCCGCCGCCCCATCGAGGAGTCCGTCGTCGTCGACGACTGA